Proteins from one Candidatus Roseilinea sp. genomic window:
- a CDS encoding hypothetical protein (possible pseudo, frameshifted) has translation MRFQYLEPIDRKAGLSGDITYGTNNEFGFDYLRDNMVRSLDEVVQRGHYYAIVDEVDNILIDEARTPLIISGQADQPSERCTALRAAGEGPEAQQRSTSVEMETPTATHRRGQLRHRSVYPDRARRRARSTQAGPGRRAERDNLYSPENADMLPYLDNALRAHVVYHRDKDYVVIATAR, from the coding sequence ATGCGCTTCCAGTACCTGGAGCCGATCGATCGCAAAGCAGGCCTATCAGGCGACATCACCTACGGCACCAACAACGAGTTCGGCTTCGACTATCTGCGCGACAACATGGTGCGTTCGCTGGACGAGGTCGTGCAGCGCGGGCACTACTACGCCATCGTGGACGAGGTGGACAACATCCTCATTGACGAGGCGCGCACGCCGCTGATCATCAGCGGGCAGGCCGATCAGCCATCTGAGCGTTGTACAGCGCTTCGCGCGGCTGGTGAAGGACCTGAAGCCCAGCAGCGAAGCACAAGCGTCGAGATGGAAACCCCGACGGCGACTCATCGTCGAGGCCAATTGCGTCACCGCAGCGTCTACCCTGACCGAGCGCGGCGTCGAGCAAGATCGACGCAAGCTGGCCCAGGAAGGCGTGCTGAAAGGGACAACCTCTACAGCCCCGAAAACGCCGACATGCTGCCCTACCTGGACAACGCCCTGCGCGCCCATGTGGTCTATCACCGCGACAAAGACTACGTGGTGATCGCAACGGCCAGGTGA
- a CDS encoding hypothetical protein (possible pseudo, frameshifted), protein MPLPTHIEYQAMQKKLIEKQDKFVDGSPVTVYIDPKTNRKYYKRLDYPDLVFKNAEAKFKAVVNEIAETHKTGRPVLVGTIAIETSERLSRMLDRRGIPHQVLNAKHHEREADGHRAGRPAAAP, encoded by the coding sequence GTGCCGCTGCCCACCCACATCGAATACCAGGCCATGCAGAAGAAGCTGATCGAGAAGCAGGACAAATTCGTGGACGGATCGCCGGTCACCGTTTACATTGATCCGAAGACCAACCGCAAGTACTACAAGCGCCTGGACTATCCTGATCTCGTCTTCAAGAATGCCGAAGCCAAATTCAAGGCCGTGGTGAACGAGATCGCCGAGACGCACAAGACCGGCCGTCCGGTGCTGGTCGGCACGATCGCCATCGAGACCAGCGAGCGCCTCAGCCGCATGCTCGACCGTCGCGGCATCCCGCACCAGGTGCTCAACGCCAAGCATCACGAGCGCGAAGCCGACGGTCATCGCGCAGGCCGGCCGGCCGCGGCGCCGTGA
- a CDS encoding hypothetical protein (possible pseudo, frameshifted), whose protein sequence is MRKAGKDLTQITPEEWQAALAEATRETEEDKKKVLALGGLHVIGTERHEARRIDNQLRGRCARQGDPGSTRFYVSLDDELMRRFGGERVKSLMERLKIEEDVPLEYGILSKSIEQAQEKVEGYNFDIRKHVVQYDDVINRQREVIYRQRRTILEKDDLKENVMDLVAEELEEIVQEHTVGDLPENWDLQGLLNQARAIVPLPKDFDPAQWAKGTRDEIVDFLVSQAEQRYDAGLGEFAKVLQTQMTLAGVTLEQMRLGHDPMMRCIHRWVKKHFDAPPEAFAAIEPLPLNEIPAQHQPAVAQGFFDGVRLFRDRAVLIQTVDQHWVKHLTDLDELREGIGLRAFAQRNPLVEFRTEASRMYEEMLASIREQVAHRIFNVQFNVQAPRPQRQQSPQPQRMAAGPVGARSPIDRAIERGALKTSGGSAAAGAGNGKPKPATSRKLGRNDICPFCDSGKKVKVCQCEGARRWRGEL, encoded by the coding sequence TTGCGCAAGGCCGGCAAAGACCTGACGCAGATCACGCCGGAAGAATGGCAGGCCGCGCTGGCAGAAGCAACGCGCGAGACCGAAGAGGACAAGAAGAAAGTCCTCGCCCTCGGCGGCTTGCATGTCATCGGCACCGAGCGTCACGAAGCGCGCCGCATTGATAACCAATTGCGCGGCCGCTGCGCGCGCCAGGGCGACCCCGGCAGCACCCGCTTCTACGTCTCGTTAGACGATGAGCTGATGCGACGCTTCGGCGGCGAGCGCGTCAAGAGCTTGATGGAGCGCTTAAAGATAGAGGAGGACGTGCCGTTGGAGTACGGCATCCTCTCCAAGAGCATCGAACAAGCGCAGGAGAAGGTCGAAGGCTACAACTTCGACATCCGCAAGCACGTCGTGCAATACGACGACGTCATCAACCGCCAGCGCGAGGTGATTTACCGCCAGCGCCGCACCATCCTGGAGAAGGACGACCTGAAAGAAAACGTCATGGACCTGGTCGCGGAGGAGCTGGAGGAGATCGTCCAGGAACATACCGTCGGCGACTTGCCCGAGAACTGGGACCTCCAAGGGCTGCTCAACCAGGCGCGCGCAATCGTGCCGCTCCCCAAAGACTTTGATCCAGCCCAGTGGGCCAAAGGCACGCGCGACGAGATCGTGGACTTCCTGGTTAGCCAGGCCGAACAGCGCTACGACGCCGGCTTGGGCGAGTTCGCCAAAGTCCTGCAGACGCAGATGACGCTGGCCGGCGTCACGCTGGAGCAAATGCGCCTGGGCCACGATCCGATGATGCGCTGCATCCATCGCTGGGTCAAGAAGCACTTCGACGCTCCCCCAGAGGCGTTCGCTGCCATCGAGCCGCTCCCCCTGAATGAGATTCCGGCGCAGCATCAACCCGCCGTCGCTCAAGGCTTCTTTGACGGCGTCCGGCTATTCCGCGATCGCGCCGTGTTGATTCAGACGGTTGATCAACACTGGGTAAAGCACCTGACCGATCTCGACGAGCTACGCGAGGGCATTGGCCTGCGCGCCTTTGCCCAGCGCAACCCGCTGGTGGAGTTCCGCACCGAGGCTAGCCGCATGTATGAAGAGATGCTGGCCAGCATCCGCGAGCAGGTCGCGCACCGCATCTTCAACGTGCAGTTCAACGTCCAGGCACCGCGGCCGCAGCGCCAGCAGTCCCCTCAGCCGCAGCGTATGGCGGCCGGGCCGGTCGGCGCGCGCTCGCCGATAGACCGCGCCATCGAACGAGGCGCGCTGAAGACCAGCGGCGGCAGCGCAGCGGCCGGCGCCGGCAACGGCAAGCCCAAGCCGGCAACCTCGCGCAAGCTGGGCCGCAACGACATCTGCCCATTCTGCGACAGCGGCAAGAAGGTTAAAGTCTGCCAATGCGAGGGCGCGCGCCGTTGGCGCGGGGAACTGTAG